In one Candidatus Caldatribacterium sp. genomic region, the following are encoded:
- a CDS encoding endonuclease III — protein sequence MEHADIDRVFRILHEEAKHWQDETVGNIVRDPFLVLVGGVLSHRTKDTTTHQVLKRLASFVRRPEDLLGIPEEDLARLIHPVGFYREKAKRLREIARILVAEHQGKVPETEEELLRLPGVGRKTANLVLSLAFGKPAICVDTHVHRITNRWGLVNTKTPEETERELQKILPQDLWGKINKILVLFGQNVCLPRNPRCKTCPIASFCERRGVTEPEKAKGR from the coding sequence ATGGAACACGCCGATATCGACCGTGTTTTTCGTATTCTACACGAGGAAGCAAAACACTGGCAAGACGAGACCGTAGGGAATATCGTCCGTGACCCTTTCCTTGTCCTTGTCGGGGGAGTCCTGAGTCATCGCACGAAGGACACCACAACCCACCAGGTCCTTAAGCGCCTTGCGTCTTTTGTCCGTCGCCCAGAAGACCTCCTCGGTATTCCCGAGGAAGACCTTGCACGCCTCATCCACCCGGTGGGATTCTACCGGGAAAAGGCAAAGAGGCTCAGGGAAATCGCCCGAATCCTTGTTGCTGAACACCAGGGAAAAGTTCCCGAAACCGAAGAGGAGCTCCTCAGGCTCCCCGGAGTGGGCAGGAAAACGGCAAACCTGGTCCTGAGCCTTGCCTTTGGGAAGCCGGCTATCTGCGTCGACACCCATGTCCACCGCATCACGAACCGCTGGGGCCTCGTGAACACAAAAACACCCGAGGAAACGGAGCGGGAACTCCAGAAAATCCTCCCTCAGGACCTCTGGGGAAAAATCAACAAAATCCTTGTCCTCTTCGGGCAGAATGTCTGCCTTCCCCGGAATCCCCGCTGCAAGACCTGCCCCATTGCCTCATTCTGCGAGCGCCGGGGAGTCACTGAGCCTGAGAAAGCGAAAGGGAGATAA